Below is a genomic region from Ancylomarina subtilis.
TTTATATGCCCAATCAGAGAACAAATCATGTGAGTGATCCTCAATCACAGTAGCATCGATATCAGAATTATCCCGAAAATTTCGTAACCCAAAATAATTCATCCTTAATAGGACGTCTCCTTTCTGGAATTTGATCGTCTTTATTAAGGCATTGTCGTTTGCTAAAGGATAATCCGAATATAATACGACCTCAATACCTGTTGATTTGATCGAATCAATAACTTCATAACAGTAGTATTCCGGGACAAAAAGTCTTTTCCAAAGCTTTATTTTCAGATGATATTTAATCAGTGCATTTATGGCACATCTGCCACAACCATAATAATAAGCATTCTTGTGGCAAGAAATAAAATCGGTTTCTTTGGGAAATGTATAGGTATGAAAATTTGAACCAATTTCTTTAATGGTCATATCTGGATTTATTAATAATATCTAATTCCTACCTTCGAAATATTAAAAAGAACAATGCTTTCTAACAATCGGCTATATACGAATACGTCTCCAATGCCTTTTGCCAGACTTTCTGTTGCTCATATTTGGCAACAACATTTTTACGAGTATACCCCTTCATTGAAGCGTATAAGTGTGTATCTAATAGAAGTTTCTCCATCGCTTTAAACAAGCCAATTTCATTTCTGGGTTCAATAAGAAAGCCGTTCTCCATATCCTGAATAATTTCATTACAGCCTGAAATATTCGATGAGATACATGGTATTTCCATAGCTTGAGCTTCCATCAGCGAAATTCCAAACCCCTCTCTATAACTCGGAAAAGTAAATACATTCATAGCCCTTAAAAAAGGCCTGACATCAGATTGAATGCCTGCATAAATGATATGGGGATTGGTTTTAATTTCCTCTTGATTATCAAGAGAAATTGGATCAATTTTGAGCTCAATTTTTCCTACCAATAACAAGTACGTGTTCTTATATTTTTGATTAAGCTCAACAAAGACCTTAATCAACTCATTGATTCCTTTATCTTTTACAATACGACCAACAAAACCAAAAACAAACGCATTCTGCGGAATTCCAAATTGTTCTCTTATACATTTTACATTCTTAATGGTCTCTAAGGAAAACTGATAACTATCAATACCATTGATACTGCCATGATGGATTAGATTGGTTTGTTTTTGTGTGATGCCATCTTTTTTCAAACTCTTCATCACACCCTTACTTACAACGATAATGTCCGTAGCAAACCAACAGGACAAACTTTCCATTTTCATTAACAGCTTTCTCTTCAAGCCAGTTGTCCCCTCATACCTCAACCCATGAATGTAATAGATACGTTTTGAGATTCCCAACAGAAAAGCTGAAAGCATGCAGATGAATCCCCCTTTGGGTGTGTTTCCGTGAACGATATCCGGATGAATTCGGTGCATGGTCACCAACATCCTGAACAGGCTATAAATATCCTTGAAAATTGAGATTTCTCTTTCCATTTCAACGACATGCCCTTTCACGTTTTCTCTTTCACAAATTTTAGTCATCCAATCACCTGAACTAGACAGAATTTCTATTTCAAATTTTTGTTTGAGGAATTGAATTTGTCCACGAAAAAACTGTAGGGATTGCGGAACAGTTGTAACAATTAAAAAAGTCGGCTTTTTCATAAAGTACTTCTATTCAGAATATCGTAATAATTCGATGTATTATTTAAATTATCAGACCTCATTTTAATCAAGTAGTCTGTTTGC
It encodes:
- a CDS encoding glycosyltransferase family 4 protein, which encodes MKKPTFLIVTTVPQSLQFFRGQIQFLKQKFEIEILSSSGDWMTKICERENVKGHVVEMEREISIFKDIYSLFRMLVTMHRIHPDIVHGNTPKGGFICMLSAFLLGISKRIYYIHGLRYEGTTGLKRKLLMKMESLSCWFATDIIVVSKGVMKSLKKDGITQKQTNLIHHGSINGIDSYQFSLETIKNVKCIREQFGIPQNAFVFGFVGRIVKDKGINELIKVFVELNQKYKNTYLLLVGKIELKIDPISLDNQEEIKTNPHIIYAGIQSDVRPFLRAMNVFTFPSYREGFGISLMEAQAMEIPCISSNISGCNEIIQDMENGFLIEPRNEIGLFKAMEKLLLDTHLYASMKGYTRKNVVAKYEQQKVWQKALETYSYIADC